The genomic region GATCAATTTTAGAAAGATATGTTCTCTTGAGCCCAACTGATTATGTTGGAGATTATGCTCAGTTAGGAGCATTTCTCAGGCAAGCTGACCAGTCTACGTAGTACGTTCAGCTAACCAAGTTTTGGCTATAACTGGGCTCTTAGGCCTGACTGCTGCACCCTCACAGCAAGGCAATCTGTGAGGTTAACTCCTACAGCAGCCCCAAAATGGGCCAACTAAAAAAGAGGCTTCACCAGTACACCAGTGCATTAAGAGCGAAAAGTGCCCTCGAGCACTCTGGCACCTGCCCCATCTCAAGAGTCACATTGAACTACGGAACTACCACAAAACCTCTCACTCTGCTTGTCCCAAAATCTAATGCAGTGGAGTACCAGAAGAAAGAGGGTCTTGTCAAGGTTTCCATTCCCTGGAGAAACCTCCTTGTGACTTGTCCTGGCTCCAAAGATCAGTGCTAAATTAAAGACCACTCCTGTAAACCTCTGCATGTGTCAGAAGACACAGCGGTGGACAAGGGTCAGTGGGAACCACAAAGGTGGCCTGGCTGCTAAATCAAGCTGGAGACCCCCTTGAAGTTAATTCCTGGAAATAATAATCTGTGCCATCTTCACAGTCTGTCACTTCACCTAGCAACTGAAAGGTCCACTTACGTGACTGGAAGCACAGCTTGAACTATCCCTTCCACATGGCAGGTGGCACGGAAAGCCACTGCACAGGCACTGCAGCACTGCAAATTGGCACCAGATTGCCACCAAGAAACACAACTCCACTCTCTTGCTACCAATTTGCTCAGGGCATTTCAACTCTGTTCAGAATTACTGAACATAGGTCTTACTGTAGCACGTGCACACATCTTATTTCTGGTCTCCTCGTACATTCAGAGATAACTTTACCACTCCATCTAAGAGGGAAAGCGAGTgtatgtgctatcaagtcacagctaacttaggAGACCCTgttggcttttcaaggcaagagacactaggaggtagtttgccattgcctgcctccttgggGGCTgacaaagttctgagagaactgtgactggcccaagatcacccagcaggcttcacatggaggagttcagttctccagattagactgctgctctgaaccactacaccacactggctccgtAATATTATGCACAGACCAAAAAACCAAGAATCAAAACCCACAGGAACTCAGCAAGAACTTACGTATTATTTACCTGAAATTGTAAAGATGTTCTCCTCATCTTCACCTGCTGAACTACTTTTTGACAACGAAAGTGAGGTACCCGTTCCATCAAACAACATCTGCAGGAGGGAAAAGCCCCAGGAAGTTCAACTGATAGACATGAGAATATTTTCCTTCTGATGTACATATTTCAATTTGACTACTTGACCATATTAAGTGTACTAGGTAGGTTTTATCAACAGGTATGtcttagtaccctgtttccccgaaaataagacagtgtcttatattaatttttgctcccaaagatgcgctatgtcttattttcaggggatgtcttatttttccgctccacagctgtatGCTCTGGTCgacgagcatgcttccaaacaaaaactttgctacgtcttactttcaggggatgctttatatttagtacttcagcaaaatctctactacgtcttattttcaggagatgtcttattttcggggaaacagggcataATGTAATCTTAAGCACAAATCAGTTAATAAAACATTCATTTATATTCATGGTGGGACTTCTATTACAGAGGTAAGGTGCCAGACAGCATTATTACATTAGTAGAAATCTGAATAGACTACCAGCAAAAACCCTGCTCACAACctaagtttgatcccaacagaagtcaggttTCAGTAGCTGGATCAAGTTTGATTCAGTTTTGCCTCCTTCCAAAGTCGTTCAAATgaatacccagtttgctgggagtaaagtgtagatgactgggggaggAAATGGCAAGCCAACCTGTTAATATAGCCTGCCTACTAAATGTCAGGATTCTTCACATACAGCCATTTTCAGAAAACAGCATTCCATTAGCCACCTTTCAATTTACTGGTAAGGAAACTTGATTGTAGTATATAGATAGTagtaaaatatatacacacacacccacacactcaAGCTCCTTTAAGTGAATTGTCACAGAACCTCTTTCCTTGTTAGCTTTAATTTTGGGAAGTCACCCTTTAACCACACCTGATTTACGATTTAAAAATTATGTATTAGTActacattttaaaactgaattctTATTTTAAGTTACTGAGATTTTAAATGGGCTGATGGATCTGCATTTGATTgaactgattgactgattgactttCTCTGTAATAATGctgataaacaaaaataaataaccatGCCTGACAGTTTAATAGATGAACCAAAGTTCAAATATAGGCAGACTCAAAAAGTTCATTTCACTCCTCTGCTTTTCCCCATCTTCTGTGTTATGTACAAGCTTGCTGCTGGTGTAACTGTGACAATCAATACAACCTCAATCACTTCTTCAGAATAATAGTGAGGAGTGCACTTTAGTTGGACCCAAGTTCTGTCCAGGAATCCCACTCCCAACCATTTATAGGACTGACTGTCTCTTCATCCCCATTTGAAGGATTCAAAACCTTTACATTTTAACAGACATGTCAACTTAAGTAAAGGGCAGCTAAAAGTTCTCCTACTGAGTGAATACTATAAGATATATTTAGGGTTTTTAGGGTTTCATCTTAATGTTAACTTACTCAGAATATTCTCGTTGCCTCACCTTTGTATCTTCAGCAGAAGAGCCCAAGATCTGAGCCTCATGCTCATGTTTACCTGTCCCCACCAGGCATTTGGATCCAGCATCAAATCCTTTCAACTCGTAAggagtttcatttttttctgtcaagaGAACACACTGTTTACAAGCACCTCTCCTGCTTCAAGGTAAAACCTATATGAAATGAGACCAAGGGTGAATTTCTCTTCACCCAGGAGGCACGGAATGGTAAGTTCCAGCCAGAGTTGCTAGATATGAGCtcacccagccccagccccatttTGCTCCCCAGACACTAGTACTTGAAGATATATACACAAGCACAGCTCttatttcccccaccctccccgatACAACAGCTAAACAGTACTCAAATCTTCTTCCCTTTCAAAATGATCTTTGTAACACAGCAAAGTGAGCTCTGTTTACATgaacacacacaaccccccctccccatcttaaTTCTTGTAGTTTTGTTCCAAACAGCCCAATTATGTTAGACGCACATAGGGATAGGGCATACTTATTACAGTATCAGAATTTAAGAGGTGTTAAAAAGAAAGAGATAGGACACTGGTCCGGACAGGATGGGACAAAACTCCTTCAGCAGTTGCAATGAAGGGGAGAATTTTGGGAACTGAACATTTTTCCAAAAATGTTGGAAATTTACAGCAGCTCATAAGAGATGTATCAAATCAATAATGGAAGCCACGACCTCTCTCTCTGCCAGAGCTgaacaagactgttaatgataggtcATTTCAGAAGACATTGACTGACAGGGGCGCTGTAAGTCAcaagtgacttggtggcacttggCACACATACCGGATGCCAGGACTGCAGAAACAGGGGGGTCCCAGAAAGGAAATATTCTGAGCATGaatgtttggctcattccgcacatgcagaataatgcactttcaaactgctttcagtgctctttgaagctgtgcggaatgacaaaatccacttgcaaacagttgtgaaagtggtttgaaaacgcactattttgtgtgtgcggaagggggctttgCTTCAGAAAATGAGAATGTGGCATTCTGATAACAAATCTATTTACTTGAATTGATACACGAAGTCTTTGTAACAACTGAGACAGAAAGAAACATATATTCTATGTGGTCAAAAGACAATTCAGTCCATCTTTTTGGCCAATGCAGCTTGTCTCTTCTCCTATGAAGTGCTTCACAATCCCGCTCAGAAAAATGTAAAACACACTGGTTTGCTGCTCATTAGCAATTACTTTTTAAACACTGGTATATTCAAGCTAAATGAGACGGCTATGTGCTCGAAACATCAAACTTTGCttctaacaaagaaaaaaaacccagcttacCTGCACTCTGACGTGAAGTTTCAGCTTGCTCTCCTGCTAGAAGCCTACTTGCAGAATCCTTGTTGGCCAACTCGTGGTTGCTTTCTTCAAAACATCCGCACATGACGAGCCTCGCCTTGATTTGTTCAGAGCTTTCCTCCAACACAACTTTCTCTCTGACGCTGTCTGGCACTGGGGTAGCCTGTTCGATTTCACACAGACCTATCTCCTCTCCCATGTAACATTCGGCTTGTGGATTTAATGCGCCTCCTGAAAGGGATGGCTGGCTCTCCGGGACCGTGGGAGAGAGTGCAGCAGGCAGTAAGGACAGCTCCTTGATTTCAGGAGATAGCAAAAGTGGTGTTGAAGAGACCAGTGGCTCTAGCGGCTTCTCCTGACCGCAGGGGAGCCAACGGTCCACTTCAACTGTTAGCAAAGGACTCTGTTCCAACTCTCTTTCCACACAGGGCACTTCAACCAAGTCCAGTTTGGAGCTCTCTCCCATTTCTTCACATGAGAAGTAATTCAAACGAAGAACTTCCagctctggcagcagctgctcgTTATTAGAGGAGAAAGGCACTTCTAATTGCACTGAGTCTGAAGAGTCTTTTTCAGCACTCAACAGCAACTCCACTTCAAATGGATCCAGTTGTGTGGTTTTCTTTTGGCCTCTGGCCTCCTCTTGGGCTTTGAAGGAATTCTGTCCTGACGCTTCAGTTTCAATACTTGTTGCAAGCTGAGTTTCAGAACAACTTACAACAAACATCTTGCCATCACTTTCTCTCTCAGGGACAGAACAGTCCAGTTCATTTTCAGGCACTTCAGGTATAGCTGGTTGCTCCCCTATATCAGGAACCTCAAAAGTGGCTGGGTGGTGCCTGGTTGGACATTCATTTCCTTCACTTTGACAAAAGCCCACATTTCTGGTAGATGCGGAACAGTTTCCTGTTGGCCAAAAAGGCACTGAAGCACATAACGAATCCTCTAATTCCCTGGTATCGGTGCAAGCAGACATTCCCGTTTCACAGACTACAACTTCAAAGTCTTGCTCCTTCGTGTCTTTGTTCTGTCGTTCGAGACTGAGGCTGTTAGCCACAGTTGAGCCACTGAGTTCAGTGTTAGGCTTCCAAaaaggtttcatttgtatattgatGCTTCCGCTTTGACTTTTCAAATTAACAACAAATAAGGGAATTTCAAAAGGCTTACTGCACAGTATTTCCATGACTGTAACATCTAGTAAAGAATCCACTATTTTATTGAAGAAATCATTTGTTCCTTCTACCCATGACCCCTCAGAAGACTTAAATCCAAACAGACAACATAGAAATGCTTGCGGAGGTAGCAATAATAGCTCATCAGAAATCGGTCTTAACATCTCTCGGCTGGAGAGTTCCTCAGTTCCATAATCAATATGAGCAACTCTCAAGGTGTTCTCTTCCACACTGATAACTACTGCTCGGTAAAAATCCTTAGAACCTTTTGCTAGACAAGCGTGACCAATTTTAATATCAGCTATGTTGCAAGCAGCCGGTTTCTTAGCATCCTGGAGCTTCTTTTCAATGGAATGGATGTCATCAAGATCAGGAAAGTGACACCAGAAATGTCCTGGGCTTCTTGTGGCTCttgcaaaggctttcacagtttgACCAACTCCAGGTGTCTTCCAGAAAAATGATTTGGCATCCTGTACACCTGAGGGTTCGCTAGGCTTTTCAGAAATAATTTCACTCAAACTTGTCATGACAACCTCAGTTTCATTTTTGTCAGATGCCTCTGCTGAAACAGATTTTTTGCACAAAAGATGACTAATAACTAAATCTGCTGTCACATTACCTTCTCCGTCACACAGAATAATTTCCCATTTGCCTTCAAGTTGTTCCACAAATTCACAGTTCATCTCGATTTCACCCGTGCTCTGAGAGAAGCACAGCACTGCTTCCTCTGTCCACTCTGAGTGACCTGTGGTCTTAACTCCTCCCAATGAGCAAGGAATGGCCATTGCTGGAAACAGTGCACACTCTTCCAGGAGTCTACACGTTTTGCAAATATTAACTACTGCGGTATTACCATAATCAATATACTGTACGCTGACCAACTCATCTGACGATTGCCTTTGGACAACAGCTCTATACCACAAGCCGTCTTCCGGGAAAACAGCACATATTAAATCTCCTACATGAAGCTGCTGTCCACTTAGGTTCTCAACTATTCCAGACTGGTTTTGCTTCTCTGAAATACTGTCAATCAAGGGCTCATCTTCTACTAGCTGAACATAAAAGTCAGAAGGATTATTTGTATGAGAAACATACACTAAGGTTTTAAAACCAGGGCTTATATTTTTCAGAGGTAAATCACACATTTTCTTAAGTGAAGGATTTATGCAAGTCTCATTTTGATGTCTGGTTTTCAAGCTGTcagctttctcttctctcttttcaaGGGGGAAACAGGGTCCACTCTTATCTGCCACAAGGTCAGTTTGGTTACATCTTTCTACTGGAAAAGGAGACTGTGTCATCTTCACTACTGGCTTTGTTTTCTGCTGAAAGGGTTCCGCTTCTCTGCACAAAGAGGGACTGTTACCGCCACAGGATTCCAGATTTTTAGACATGCATCTCTTAATATTTGGAGTAGAATGGTCAACACCTGTAAAGACTGGCCTTCTTGCTACGCTGCCCGTTTCCCTATTTTCTGCTGATCTGACCCATCCTTTGCTGCCTTGCAAACCTAAGCCTTCCTTCAGTTTCGCATTGATTTGCATTTTGTCAGCATATAATTCAACTACCAGTTTTCCATCAGGCTCTTTTGCTACAATTACAGCTTTTAAGGGCTTATCTAGCACGGCCTTTTCAAACTGTGCAATGGTTTCTTTAGGTGCATCAGCAATATCAGATAGTGAACATTTTATGGCTTGCATTGGCAAAAGCAGTATCTCATAGGCATCTCTGGGTATTAAAATCAGATCTTCTTTTGACAGTGACTCAGTATTCCCAAAATCCACAAAGAAGACTTCTTCAGTAGAACCTCCACTAGCCAGTATTGCCCTGTACCAGCAGCCATCAGTATACTTTGCAAGATACAATTCTCCACGGACCGGCAACGATTTCCGACTATGTCCCATTTTGCTGAGTTTATTAATGCTATTTGTTAAGCGTTCAAGTAGATGTGACCTTCTGGCAAGCTGGCAGTAGAAGAGACACGGATCGTTAATGTGCGTGACATAGATCATCTCTTCACTTCCTATTTTGATGTCATGCGCTGAATAACAGTAAGAAAGCAGCTGAATCGATGATGTCAATGGTTTCTCCGGCTCTACAGGTCTGGCTAAACCTTTCCTTGTTAGAAAATGGCTTGCGCTTTCAAAAGGCGTGATTAAGTCTACAACGTTCAGGAGGTATGTATTATTTAATGCTGCCAAAGCAAATATAGTACATTTCAGTTCCATTTTGCTTGCTGAATcaacaaattcctgaaaagaTTCAGTAGCCTTTTCATCCCAAATAAAAGGATCATTATTATTTGGTTGAATTAAATTGTAAAGGCTACATCGGAAAGCCTGGGCCCTCAGCTTGAGAAACACAGTGCTAATTGAACGGAGGTTCTTTAGAGAAACATGCTCTTTATTTCCATAGTCAACATAAATCACTTCTACCTTTTCTGTAGGATGGCCAGCATGAACAATAAGAGCTCTGTACCACTTCCCATCTTCTGAATACTTAGCCAAACACACAGGGTTAGGCCAGTCATGGGGCTGTGCTGAATGAGCACAGTAATGCTGAATATCAGCCATAAGCAACCTCAGATCGTGGGAGGTTTTAGCTAACTGACACCAAAAGAGACTAGGACTTTCAATGTAAGATACTATGACATCTACTGTACTTCCAACTTCTAACTGCCCTTCACAAGATAATCCTGGCTGTATTTCAGAGTAGGCTTGTGTAAGTCGGGGCGAACCACTTGGGACAGCCCTAGAGTCttcttttggaaatgtttcactgGGCAAAGAGCAAAAATCTCCAGCTGCCTGGTATTTGGCCGACAAAGCTGAAATCAAGCAGGGGGCTAGGTGATCATCTTTTCCAGAGGTCAATCTCACAGGATTGTGAATTGTCACCTGTTCTTTAGTACCTCTTCTTAGAGGCATATCTGAACGTTTCTGGACGGTCTCCAAAACTGCATTGTCTTCATGCTTGGCATATTTCCCCTGCGACATGATTTTGGCTAAGCTCTTTTCTCCTGAGAGAGAATGATCAAAAAGCTCAACTATGTAAATGTCCCCTTGCTTGCCCAAGACCTGTACGACCAGTTCCTTGTTCAACACAGCTTTCTTGAAATAGTCTACAGAGCCTGAACTCCAAGGCTGACCCGAGGAAGGATTAACCAAGGCACATCTGAGTGCCAGGGCAGGAAGTTCTCTGAACTGAGGAAGCAGCTCCTTCACTTTATACAGGTCAACTATTTCCACATTCCCCCTGTCAACCAGATATACTTCAATGCCTTGCTCCTGCACACTGTTGACAATGGCACGGTGGTAAGAGTTCTCCTTCAACAATGCACAGCACAAGGAACCTGGCTGGGGCTCAAGGAGAATACCCTCCAGTTTTTTGCTTTGGGAATAGAAGTCTTGTAAGTTTTGTTTCAAGTGACAAAGAGACTGATGATACTCCTGGAGGCACATGGAAAACTGTGTGGGATCTCTGAGGAATGACACTTGGGCTTTGTGGCACTCACCTACTTTCAGGCATACACTAGACAGGGAGGCAGCAGTAAGCGTGGCCAGTGCTCCTAGTGGCTCCTTCTTAGCGGGGGCATCAATCCCTTCCTGTTCAGCCACTACGTCAGAAGGGGATCCCTGATGACTGTGCACAAATCTCTGGGTCAGGCAGCGTGCCTGTACTCCAAAAAGGCAGTTGAGGTTGAAGCCTTCTTCCCTGAAAAGAGTCACGTAATACACATGCTCAAAGGCACTATAAGCTTCAATGTTGGCTTGAACTGCCTTGCCCAGCAGCAAGGTCTTCAGCTCACTGATCTGTGAATGGgtccagccacagcctccatcTGTGATCCCCTGTAGCGAGCAGAGGTAGGTCACCACCGGCATGCGGAAACACTCTATTGGCAAGCGACGCAGGTTCCTCTTGGTCACAAACTCCTTCCTGCCATAGTCCACACAGATCACCTGGGCAACTGCCCCAGGCTGCTCTTCTGGACCACCCCCAGGACAGATCTCAAGAAGCAGAGCTCGGTACCAGCGTCCGTCTATGCCCCGGGCAGCACAAGGGGAGCCCAAGGTGGGCAAGGCATCTTGTAGGTCTTCTCCTCCAGCCCCCTTGAAGGCTTGGCTCATGGCCTCAGACAGGCGGCAGATCTCTTTGGAGAGGCTGCGCAGCTGGCAGTAGATCCGGTGGGGGTCGCAGATCTGGGTCACCAGCACCGACTCAGTCATGTTCAACTCCAACTTGGGGTAGAAGTACTCCAGGGAGCCGGTGTTGAGCTGGCCTTGGGCAGAAGTGGCCACGGCAGGAACAGGCAcctgcggaggaggaggaggaggaggcggcgctgCCAACGAAGCCTGCTCCGGTAgggcagcgccgccgccgcccagcGAGGCGTTCAGCAGAGCCCGGAATGCGGCTGGGGAGATCTGGCAGGCCAGGCCCAGGTGGTGCATCTGGGCCAGCAGCCAGGGCAGCTCCAGGACCACCAGCCGCTGCGGGATCAGCACCTCCCGCACCAGGCCGGAGACTTCTTTGCCTTGCAGGCAGTCCAGGAACTCGACGGCCCCGGAGGTCCAGGCGAAGCTGAGGCCCTGGCTCACCCGGGGCTcgcccgaggaggaggaggaggaggaggaggcctgggCGCCGAAGCTGCCCAGCGGCACCAGGTCGGCCAGGATGCAGCCCAGCACCTCGGAGGGCAGGTGGAAGAACTCCTGGCGGCCGCGGGCCAGGTAGCGGGCGCCTGCGCAGACCGTGCGGCCCTCGTCGAGCAGGAAGACGCGGCACTGGGGGCGGCCGGGGCCCGGCGGGGGGCCCACCACGCGGCAGCGCAGCCAGCGCCCGCACACCTCCACCAGGCCCAGCTCGCCCACCGACAGGCCGCCCGCCTCGCCCGCCAAGCGCGGGCCCGGCGCCGCCTGGATGTCCTCGCGCAGCCGCCGGTACTGCTCCCGCCACTCGCCCGGCACGCCCCACAGCCGCGCCACCGGCGACCCCGGGCGCACCTCCACGTAGGCCACGCGCAGCTTCACCGAGGCGCCCGGCGTGGGCAGCGCGGAGCACATCGCGGCCTCCCGCCTCAGCCGCTCCCCTCAgccgcgcccgcccgcccgcccacgtgacccgcccggcccggcccggccgtTGCCTCAACGCTTCCCGCCCACCAACGGTCGCTTCCCCTCCCGCTCGGCGGCCTGGCGGGAATGGCGGCCCCCTCTGGCGCCCCTCAGCCGCGTTTATTCGCGCTTTGTTATCTAGTTCCGCCCCTGAGGCGCCAGCGACCTCAGGGGCCTCCAGAAAGGAG from Sphaerodactylus townsendi isolate TG3544 linkage group LG01, MPM_Stown_v2.3, whole genome shotgun sequence harbors:
- the TDRD6 gene encoding tudor domain-containing protein 6 — translated: MCSALPTPGASVKLRVAYVEVRPGSPVARLWGVPGEWREQYRRLREDIQAAPGPRLAGEAGGLSVGELGLVEVCGRWLRCRVVGPPPGPGRPQCRVFLLDEGRTVCAGARYLARGRQEFFHLPSEVLGCILADLVPLGSFGAQASSSSSSSSGEPRVSQGLSFAWTSGAVEFLDCLQGKEVSGLVREVLIPQRLVVLELPWLLAQMHHLGLACQISPAAFRALLNASLGGGGAALPEQASLAAPPPPPPPPQVPVPAVATSAQGQLNTGSLEYFYPKLELNMTESVLVTQICDPHRIYCQLRSLSKEICRLSEAMSQAFKGAGGEDLQDALPTLGSPCAARGIDGRWYRALLLEICPGGGPEEQPGAVAQVICVDYGRKEFVTKRNLRRLPIECFRMPVVTYLCSLQGITDGGCGWTHSQISELKTLLLGKAVQANIEAYSAFEHVYYVTLFREEGFNLNCLFGVQARCLTQRFVHSHQGSPSDVVAEQEGIDAPAKKEPLGALATLTAASLSSVCLKVGECHKAQVSFLRDPTQFSMCLQEYHQSLCHLKQNLQDFYSQSKKLEGILLEPQPGSLCCALLKENSYHRAIVNSVQEQGIEVYLVDRGNVEIVDLYKVKELLPQFRELPALALRCALVNPSSGQPWSSGSVDYFKKAVLNKELVVQVLGKQGDIYIVELFDHSLSGEKSLAKIMSQGKYAKHEDNAVLETVQKRSDMPLRRGTKEQVTIHNPVRLTSGKDDHLAPCLISALSAKYQAAGDFCSLPSETFPKEDSRAVPSGSPRLTQAYSEIQPGLSCEGQLEVGSTVDVIVSYIESPSLFWCQLAKTSHDLRLLMADIQHYCAHSAQPHDWPNPVCLAKYSEDGKWYRALIVHAGHPTEKVEVIYVDYGNKEHVSLKNLRSISTVFLKLRAQAFRCSLYNLIQPNNNDPFIWDEKATESFQEFVDSASKMELKCTIFALAALNNTYLLNVVDLITPFESASHFLTRKGLARPVEPEKPLTSSIQLLSYCYSAHDIKIGSEEMIYVTHINDPCLFYCQLARRSHLLERLTNSINKLSKMGHSRKSLPVRGELYLAKYTDGCWYRAILASGGSTEEVFFVDFGNTESLSKEDLILIPRDAYEILLLPMQAIKCSLSDIADAPKETIAQFEKAVLDKPLKAVIVAKEPDGKLVVELYADKMQINAKLKEGLGLQGSKGWVRSAENRETGSVARRPVFTGVDHSTPNIKRCMSKNLESCGGNSPSLCREAEPFQQKTKPVVKMTQSPFPVERCNQTDLVADKSGPCFPLEKREEKADSLKTRHQNETCINPSLKKMCDLPLKNISPGFKTLVYVSHTNNPSDFYVQLVEDEPLIDSISEKQNQSGIVENLSGQQLHVGDLICAVFPEDGLWYRAVVQRQSSDELVSVQYIDYGNTAVVNICKTCRLLEECALFPAMAIPCSLGGVKTTGHSEWTEEAVLCFSQSTGEIEMNCEFVEQLEGKWEIILCDGEGNVTADLVISHLLCKKSVSAEASDKNETEVVMTSLSEIISEKPSEPSGVQDAKSFFWKTPGVGQTVKAFARATRSPGHFWCHFPDLDDIHSIEKKLQDAKKPAACNIADIKIGHACLAKGSKDFYRAVVISVEENTLRVAHIDYGTEELSSREMLRPISDELLLLPPQAFLCCLFGFKSSEGSWVEGTNDFFNKIVDSLLDVTVMEILCSKPFEIPLFVVNLKSQSGSINIQMKPFWKPNTELSGSTVANSLSLERQNKDTKEQDFEVVVCETGMSACTDTRELEDSLCASVPFWPTGNCSASTRNVGFCQSEGNECPTRHHPATFEVPDIGEQPAIPEVPENELDCSVPERESDGKMFVVSCSETQLATSIETEASGQNSFKAQEEARGQKKTTQLDPFEVELLLSAEKDSSDSVQLEVPFSSNNEQLLPELEVLRLNYFSCEEMGESSKLDLVEVPCVERELEQSPLLTVEVDRWLPCGQEKPLEPLVSSTPLLLSPEIKELSLLPAALSPTVPESQPSLSGGALNPQAECYMGEEIGLCEIEQATPVPDSVREKVVLEESSEQIKARLVMCGCFEESNHELANKDSASRLLAGEQAETSRQSAEKNETPYELKGFDAGSKCLVGTGKHEHEAQILGSSAEDTKMLFDGTGTSLSLSKSSSAGEDEENIFTISGVKEEMGGSDDSVDPLRLMDQQE